The Nostoc sp. 'Lobaria pulmonaria (5183) cyanobiont' genome window below encodes:
- a CDS encoding NUDIX hydrolase, with the protein MNKAGEIRVIALGLIRDSERIFLSEGYDPVKQQTFYRALGGGVEFGETSRAALEREFQEEIQAQLTNIKYLGCIENLFTFNGRQGHEIIQLYQCDFVDSKFYQLESLIFSESPHHKHRALWIDISRLKSGEFRLVPEVFFEYL; encoded by the coding sequence ATGAATAAAGCAGGCGAAATTCGGGTAATAGCCTTGGGGCTAATTCGGGATAGCGAACGCATATTTCTTTCTGAAGGCTACGATCCCGTAAAACAACAAACATTTTATCGTGCTTTAGGCGGTGGTGTCGAATTTGGCGAAACCAGCCGTGCCGCCTTAGAACGAGAGTTTCAAGAGGAAATTCAGGCACAATTAACTAATATTAAATATTTAGGTTGTATAGAAAACCTGTTTACATTTAATGGTAGGCAAGGTCATGAAATTATTCAGCTTTATCAATGTGACTTTGTTGATTCAAAATTTTATCAACTGGAAAGTTTAATTTTTTCCGAATCACCACATCATAAACATAGAGCGTTATGGATAGATATATCTCGCTTGAAATCTGGGGAATTCAGATTAGTACCTGAAGTATTTTTTGAATATTTATAA
- a CDS encoding type II toxin-antitoxin system HicA family toxin, translated as MKSISGKQLCKIVEQKGWVLQRITGSHHIYENPEVEKILSIPVHRNQDLKVGTLKALMKIAQLSEEDLL; from the coding sequence ATGAAATCGATTTCCGGCAAGCAACTTTGTAAGATTGTGGAACAAAAAGGTTGGGTTTTGCAAAGAATTACTGGCAGTCATCATATTTATGAAAACCCCGAAGTAGAAAAAATCCTGTCAATTCCTGTTCACCGCAATCAAGATTTGAAAGTTGGAACCTTGAAAGCTTTGATGAAAATAGCCCAGCTATCTGAAGAAGATTTACTTTAA
- a CDS encoding aldo/keto reductase — protein sequence MLHRRFGRTELQMPVFSCGGMRYQFKWEDVPIHEIPADNQANLEATIRRAVEVGINHIETARGYGTSEMQLGKILPKFPREKLIVQTKINPKADAKEFREIFEQSLKNLQLDYVDLLGLHGINHPESLDDSIRPGGCWEVAQQLRAEGKVRFIGFSTHGSTDMIVQTINTNLFDYVNLHWYYINQWNWAAIEAAKHHDMGVFIISPSDKGGLLYKPPQKLVNLCAPLSPMVFNDLFCLSHQEVHTLSLGAAKPEDFDEHLKTLELIDRASEILPPILVRLEEEAIATLGEDWVKSWETNLPTFDETPGEVNIRVILWLWNLAIAYDLVDYAKMRYNLLGNGGHWFPGNKADRLEELDLGQSLARNPYAHKIPQLLKQAHQLLAGEAVKRLSGT from the coding sequence ATGCTACATAGAAGATTTGGACGCACAGAATTACAGATGCCAGTATTTTCCTGCGGTGGCATGAGATATCAGTTCAAATGGGAAGATGTTCCCATTCATGAAATTCCTGCTGATAATCAGGCGAATCTGGAAGCAACTATTAGAAGGGCAGTCGAGGTTGGGATCAATCATATTGAAACTGCCCGTGGTTATGGCACTTCTGAAATGCAATTGGGGAAAATATTGCCCAAGTTTCCCCGCGAAAAGTTGATTGTTCAGACCAAAATAAATCCAAAGGCAGATGCGAAAGAATTCCGGGAGATATTTGAACAATCCTTGAAAAATCTCCAACTAGATTATGTTGACCTTTTAGGGTTGCACGGCATTAATCATCCTGAGTCGTTAGATGACAGCATCCGTCCCGGCGGTTGTTGGGAAGTAGCGCAGCAGTTGCGAGCAGAGGGAAAAGTTAGATTTATTGGCTTTTCCACACACGGCTCGACAGATATGATTGTGCAGACAATTAATACCAATCTATTTGATTATGTGAACCTGCACTGGTACTACATTAATCAATGGAACTGGGCGGCAATTGAAGCAGCTAAACACCACGATATGGGGGTGTTTATTATTAGCCCATCTGATAAAGGAGGTTTGTTATATAAACCACCACAAAAATTAGTAAATCTTTGTGCCCCGTTGAGTCCAATGGTGTTTAATGATTTGTTTTGTTTGAGTCATCAAGAGGTACATACCTTGAGTTTGGGAGCAGCAAAACCAGAAGATTTTGATGAACACCTGAAGACTTTAGAATTAATAGATCGGGCATCAGAGATTTTGCCACCAATTTTAGTAAGGTTGGAAGAAGAAGCGATCGCTACTTTGGGAGAAGATTGGGTAAAATCCTGGGAAACAAATCTACCAACCTTTGACGAAACCCCTGGTGAGGTAAATATTCGGGTGATTTTGTGGCTGTGGAATTTAGCGATCGCCTACGATCTAGTAGACTACGCTAAAATGCGCTACAACCTACTTGGTAATGGTGGCCACTGGTTCCCCGGCAACAAAGCCGATCGGTTAGAAGAATTAGACTTAGGGCAATCTCTCGCCCGTAATCCCTACGCCCATAAAATTCCCCAACTCCTAAAACAAGCTCATCAGTTGTTGGCGGGTGAAGCAGTCAAACGTCTATCTGGCACTTGA
- a CDS encoding type II toxin-antitoxin system HicB family antitoxin encodes MKIRAIIHPAEEGGYWAEVPALPGCITEGDTIEEVMANLKDAIEGWLEVANSRNAIESTDQVVEIAV; translated from the coding sequence ATGAAAATCAGAGCAATCATTCATCCAGCAGAAGAAGGCGGCTATTGGGCAGAAGTTCCCGCGCTTCCCGGTTGTATTACCGAAGGAGACACCATAGAAGAGGTGATGGCTAATTTAAAAGATGCTATTGAAGGTTGGCTTGAAGTTGCCAACAGTCGTAATGCAATTGAGTCAACAGATCAAGTTGTTGAAATTGCTGTATGA
- the mfd gene encoding transcription-repair coupling factor codes for MSFSSIVRALGRSPLTTEFLSKLNRQQELRLNGIPRLPKTLVASALAQAQGKDLFVVCATLEEAGRVYAQLEAMGWQTVHFYPTSEASPYEPFDPETEMSWGQMQVLADLVNSQESLVISHLSLETNQRQRTNDKGQMTNMAIVATQGALQPHLPPPEAFQQFCLTLKKGMELDLNSFSEKITILGYERVPLVETEGQWSRRGDIVDVFPVSSEFPVRLEWFGDEIEQMREFDPATQRSALDKVDQLILTPTSFTPVVMAALKNSPEFRVLSAELNYDSELSTNNSSLIEGSRRFLGLAFEQPASLLNYLAENTLIAIDEPEQCHAHSDRWVENAQEQWGITHEQESTPLTLPKIHRSFDDCLVDVAKFKTLYLSELSEENSGINLASRPVPVTPHQFAKLAETIRQERDRNFSIWLLSAQPSRSVSLLQEHDCPAQFIPNPRDYQAIDKLQINHTPIALKYSGLAELEGFILPTYRLVIVTDREFFGQHSLATPGYIRKRHKATSKQVDPNKLRPGDYVVHRNHGVGKFVKLESLTINNETRDYLVVQYADGLLRVAADQVGALSRFRAAGDKAPELNRMTGKAWENTKNKVRKAIKKLAVDLLKLYAARSQQQGFSFPGDMPWQEELEDSFPYQPTTDQLKAVQDVKRDMESDRPMDRLVCGDVGFGKTEVAIRAIFKAVIAGKQVALLAPTTILTQQHYHTLKERFAPYPVNVGLLNRFRSAEERRDIQKRLATGELDVVVGTHQLLGKGVAFRDLGLLIVDEEQRFGVNQKEKIKSLKTQVDVLTLSATPIPRTLYMSLSGIREMSLITTPPPTRRPIKTHLSPINSESIRTAIRQELDRGGQVFYVVPRVDGIEETTANLREVIPGARFAIAHGQMDESELESTMLTFSNGDADILVCTTIIESGLDIPRVNTILIEDAHRFGLAQLYQLRGRVGRAGIQAHAWLFYPKQRALSDAARQRLRAIQEFTQLGSGYQLAMRDMEIRGVGNLLGAEQSGQMDAIGFDLYMEMLEEAIREIRGQEIPKVEDTQIDLNLTAFIPADYITDLDQKMSAYRAVATAKSKSELKQIAAEWSDRYGTLPVPANQLLRVMELKQLAKKLGFSRIKPEQKQHVVLETPMEEPAWNLLAANLPDNLKTRFVYSPGKITVRGLGVFKADQQLQNLIDAFGRMQGAIPEAAIV; via the coding sequence ATGTCATTTTCTTCTATTGTGCGTGCCTTAGGCCGATCGCCGCTTACTACTGAATTTCTTTCTAAGCTGAATCGACAACAAGAATTGCGGTTAAATGGCATTCCCAGGCTGCCCAAGACTCTAGTGGCTTCGGCATTAGCACAAGCTCAGGGCAAGGATTTATTCGTGGTTTGCGCCACTCTGGAAGAAGCTGGACGCGTTTACGCACAACTGGAGGCAATGGGATGGCAAACAGTACATTTTTACCCCACCTCCGAGGCTTCTCCCTACGAACCTTTTGACCCGGAAACTGAAATGAGTTGGGGGCAAATGCAGGTATTGGCAGATTTGGTCAACAGTCAAGAGTCATTAGTCATTAGTCATTTGTCCTTAGAAACAAACCAAAGACAAAGGACAAATGACAAAGGACAAATGACAAATATGGCGATTGTAGCTACTCAAGGGGCGCTGCAACCCCATTTACCTCCGCCAGAGGCTTTTCAACAATTCTGTCTTACCCTGAAAAAAGGGATGGAATTAGACCTGAATAGCTTCAGTGAAAAAATAACTATTTTGGGATACGAAAGAGTGCCTTTGGTGGAAACAGAAGGACAATGGAGCCGACGGGGCGATATTGTTGATGTGTTCCCGGTTTCTTCTGAGTTTCCAGTCCGGTTGGAATGGTTTGGCGATGAAATCGAGCAAATGCGGGAATTTGACCCAGCAACCCAACGTTCCGCCCTCGACAAAGTTGACCAGTTAATTCTTACCCCCACTAGCTTTACTCCCGTCGTGATGGCTGCACTGAAAAATAGTCCTGAGTTCCGAGTGCTGAGTGCTGAGTTGAATTATGACTCAGAACTTAGCACTAATAACTCATCTCTGATCGAGGGTAGTCGTCGTTTTTTGGGGTTAGCTTTCGAGCAACCAGCATCTTTGCTAAACTACTTAGCAGAGAATACCCTGATTGCCATTGATGAGCCAGAACAGTGTCATGCTCATAGCGATCGCTGGGTAGAAAATGCCCAAGAACAATGGGGAATAACCCATGAGCAAGAATCTACTCCCCTAACATTGCCGAAAATACACCGTTCGTTTGATGACTGTCTGGTTGATGTTGCCAAGTTTAAAACATTATATTTATCGGAACTATCAGAGGAAAATAGCGGGATCAATCTTGCTAGCCGACCTGTTCCAGTCACGCCGCACCAGTTTGCTAAATTAGCTGAAACCATCCGCCAAGAACGCGATCGCAATTTCTCGATCTGGCTGCTTTCTGCTCAACCTTCGCGTTCCGTCTCGCTGTTGCAAGAACATGACTGTCCGGCTCAGTTTATCCCGAATCCCCGCGACTACCAAGCGATAGATAAGCTCCAAATTAACCATACTCCTATTGCCCTAAAATATTCTGGTCTTGCGGAATTAGAAGGTTTTATTCTACCTACGTACCGATTGGTAATTGTCACAGATCGGGAATTTTTTGGGCAGCATTCCTTGGCGACTCCCGGCTATATCCGCAAGCGCCACAAAGCTACTTCTAAACAAGTTGATCCCAATAAGCTGCGTCCGGGCGATTATGTGGTTCACAGAAATCATGGTGTTGGTAAATTTGTCAAGCTGGAAAGTTTGACGATTAATAACGAAACCCGTGATTACTTGGTGGTACAGTATGCTGATGGATTACTTAGAGTCGCAGCCGATCAAGTAGGTGCTTTATCGCGGTTCCGGGCCGCAGGTGATAAAGCACCGGAACTCAATCGGATGACCGGTAAAGCTTGGGAAAATACGAAGAATAAAGTCCGCAAAGCGATCAAAAAATTGGCGGTGGACTTGTTGAAACTATATGCAGCGCGATCGCAACAACAAGGTTTTAGCTTTCCAGGTGATATGCCTTGGCAAGAGGAATTAGAAGATTCTTTCCCCTACCAACCCACAACCGATCAGCTCAAAGCTGTTCAAGATGTAAAACGCGACATGGAAAGCGATCGCCCAATGGATCGCTTAGTTTGTGGCGATGTCGGTTTTGGGAAGACGGAAGTGGCGATTCGTGCTATTTTTAAAGCAGTCATCGCCGGTAAACAAGTGGCACTCCTTGCGCCAACAACTATTTTAACACAGCAGCATTACCATACACTCAAAGAACGTTTTGCACCCTACCCCGTAAATGTCGGTTTACTCAACCGTTTTCGTTCGGCTGAAGAACGCCGCGATATTCAAAAGCGATTGGCAACGGGCGAATTAGATGTAGTAGTTGGTACACATCAACTTTTAGGTAAAGGTGTGGCATTCCGTGATTTAGGACTGTTGATAGTAGATGAAGAACAGCGGTTTGGGGTGAACCAGAAAGAGAAAATTAAAAGCCTGAAAACTCAGGTAGACGTGCTGACTCTCTCCGCCACTCCCATTCCCCGGACTTTGTATATGTCCTTGTCGGGAATTAGGGAAATGAGTTTGATTACCACTCCACCACCAACCAGACGACCGATTAAAACCCATTTATCACCGATTAATTCCGAAAGCATCCGCACAGCGATTCGTCAAGAATTAGACAGAGGTGGACAGGTGTTTTATGTAGTTCCACGAGTAGACGGAATTGAAGAGACAACAGCCAATTTACGAGAAGTAATACCGGGAGCTAGATTTGCGATCGCTCACGGTCAAATGGATGAAAGCGAGTTAGAATCAACCATGCTCACTTTCAGCAATGGCGATGCAGATATCCTCGTTTGTACGACAATTATTGAATCTGGCTTAGATATTCCGCGAGTCAACACGATTTTGATTGAAGATGCTCACCGCTTTGGATTGGCACAGCTGTATCAATTACGCGGTCGTGTGGGACGTGCAGGGATACAAGCTCATGCTTGGTTATTTTATCCGAAGCAACGAGCATTATCTGATGCGGCTCGGCAACGATTACGAGCGATTCAGGAATTTACTCAGTTAGGTTCTGGGTATCAACTAGCGATGCGCGACATGGAAATCAGAGGCGTGGGTAACTTGCTAGGGGCAGAACAATCCGGTCAAATGGATGCCATCGGTTTTGATTTATACATGGAAATGCTGGAAGAAGCAATTCGGGAAATCCGAGGACAAGAAATTCCGAAAGTGGAGGATACCCAGATTGACCTCAACCTGACGGCGTTTATCCCAGCAGATTATATTACCGATTTGGATCAAAAGATGAGTGCTTATCGGGCGGTGGCCACAGCTAAATCTAAATCAGAATTAAAACAGATAGCAGCCGAATGGAGCGATCGCTATGGTACTTTACCTGTCCCTGCAAATCAACTTTTGCGAGTCATGGAACTCAAGCAGCTAGCGAAAAAGCTCGGATTTAGCCGCATTAAGCCAGAACAAAAGCAGCACGTCGTTTTAGAAACACCGATGGAGGAACCTGCTTGGAATTTGTTGGCGGCGAATTTACCAGACAATCTCAAGACACGCTTTGTCTATTCTCCAGGTAAAATTACAGTGCGCGGGTTAGGGGTTTTTAAGGCAGATCAACAATTGCAGAATTTGATTGATGCTTTCGGGAGAATGCAGGGTGCAATTCCAGAGGCTGCTATTGTTTGA
- a CDS encoding DUF3531 family protein, which produces MEIQFREINPFDMWIWLRFSTNPSAREKQYVEEVFNSWFYLGKLGAFNAENLQVQDTGLDISYMNYDEQGYDKSLLALMHNIGEFEYEGQWGRCWFDLGTSDAIALDILINALTQLSQEYVTIEELYIGGENSDWPIEDSESRPQSIYDN; this is translated from the coding sequence ATGGAGATTCAGTTCCGCGAAATTAATCCTTTTGATATGTGGATTTGGCTGAGATTCAGCACAAATCCTTCTGCGCGTGAAAAGCAATATGTAGAAGAAGTTTTCAATTCCTGGTTTTATCTGGGTAAATTGGGTGCATTTAATGCAGAGAATCTCCAGGTGCAGGACACTGGACTCGATATCAGCTACATGAATTATGATGAACAGGGCTATGACAAAAGCCTACTAGCACTGATGCACAACATAGGTGAGTTTGAATATGAGGGACAGTGGGGACGTTGTTGGTTTGATTTAGGAACCAGTGATGCGATCGCTCTGGATATTTTAATCAATGCTCTCACACAGCTTAGTCAGGAATATGTCACCATTGAAGAATTGTACATCGGTGGTGAAAATTCAGATTGGCCTATTGAGGATAGCGAAAGTCGTCCTCAGTCTATTTATGATAATTAG
- a CDS encoding type II toxin-antitoxin system HicB family antitoxin translates to MKTLNQKNQQIEKPSLEYYLNLQYPLTLYPDPEGGYVAQIKDLPGCLTQGETLEEIMANLNEARELWIETAYEAGDDIPLPSNNDSYSGKLLLRMPKSLHRRLAETSEREGVSLNQYIVSLLSAISR, encoded by the coding sequence ATGAAGACACTGAACCAGAAGAACCAGCAGATTGAGAAGCCGTCCTTAGAATATTATTTAAATCTTCAGTACCCTCTAACACTTTATCCCGACCCAGAGGGGGGATATGTAGCTCAAATTAAAGATTTACCTGGATGTCTTACCCAAGGCGAAACTCTTGAAGAGATAATGGCAAATCTTAATGAGGCGCGGGAATTGTGGATTGAAACAGCTTATGAAGCAGGCGATGATATTCCCTTGCCAAGTAATAATGATAGCTATAGCGGTAAACTACTACTACGGATGCCAAAATCTTTACATCGGCGTTTAGCTGAGACTTCTGAACGGGAAGGCGTTAGTCTCAACCAATATATTGTGTCTTTGTTGAGTGCGATTTCCAGATGA
- a CDS encoding type II toxin-antitoxin system HicA family toxin, which produces MYYLLEAFGFEEKRSKGSHHSFRDSQGKIITVPKTGGQKVKGVYVQQIVELLNLEEWIDEDTEPEEPAD; this is translated from the coding sequence GTGTACTATCTATTGGAAGCTTTTGGCTTTGAAGAGAAAAGGTCTAAGGGTAGCCATCATAGCTTCCGAGACTCCCAAGGTAAAATTATCACTGTACCCAAAACAGGAGGACAAAAAGTTAAAGGAGTTTATGTACAGCAAATAGTTGAACTATTAAATTTAGAAGAGTGGATTGATGAAGACACTGAACCAGAAGAACCAGCAGATTGA
- a CDS encoding hemolysin family protein, which produces MSSITFEILIILVLIIANGVFSMSEMAIVSARKVRLQQLANQGDAKAKVALKLAESPNHFLSTVQVGISLIGILTGAFGGATIASRLAIYVKRVPLLAPYSDPLSFGIVVLLITYFSLIVGELVPKRLALNNPERIASIVAIPMQALAAIASPVVFLLSASTDLILRLLGITASTEPQVTEEEIKILIEQGTEAGTFEEAEQDMVERVFRLGDRPVSYLMTPRPDIVWLDLDDSAEENRQKMVDSAYSRYPVCQGGLDNVLGVIPVTDLLARSFRGEPLDLTIGLRQPVFVPESTRGLKVLELFKQTITHMALVVDEYGVIQGLVTLNDIMSEIVGDVPSTDGQDQPQAVQREDGSWLLDGMLPVEEFLELFGMEEWESEERGSYQTLGGFVITHLGRIPTAADYFEWQSMRIEVMDMDGNRVDKVLVIPKASKSADTKKSD; this is translated from the coding sequence ATGTCCTCCATAACTTTTGAAATTTTAATCATTTTGGTGCTAATTATTGCCAATGGCGTGTTTTCTATGTCTGAGATGGCGATTGTCTCGGCACGGAAAGTTAGACTACAGCAGCTTGCCAATCAAGGAGATGCCAAGGCAAAGGTAGCATTGAAACTAGCGGAGTCTCCAAATCATTTCCTGTCAACTGTTCAAGTGGGTATTTCCCTGATCGGTATCCTGACTGGTGCTTTTGGAGGAGCAACAATTGCTAGTCGGTTAGCAATCTATGTAAAACGTGTCCCCTTGTTAGCACCTTATAGTGACCCGCTCTCCTTCGGAATAGTGGTTTTGCTCATTACCTATTTCTCACTCATTGTTGGCGAATTGGTACCGAAGCGTCTGGCATTAAACAACCCAGAAAGGATTGCCTCAATTGTAGCTATTCCGATGCAAGCCTTGGCGGCGATCGCTTCTCCAGTAGTCTTCCTCTTAAGCGCTTCTACAGATTTGATCTTGCGATTACTGGGAATTACAGCTTCTACCGAGCCGCAAGTCACCGAAGAAGAAATTAAAATCTTAATTGAACAAGGCACCGAGGCGGGAACTTTTGAGGAAGCCGAACAGGATATGGTGGAGCGAGTCTTTCGTTTAGGCGATCGCCCTGTCAGTTACTTAATGACACCCCGTCCCGATATTGTTTGGCTAGACTTAGACGACTCTGCCGAAGAAAATCGCCAAAAAATGGTTGATAGTGCTTATTCTCGGTATCCAGTTTGTCAGGGAGGACTTGACAATGTGTTGGGTGTTATCCCTGTTACTGACTTATTAGCCAGGAGTTTCCGAGGAGAACCACTAGATTTAACAATCGGATTGCGACAACCCGTATTTGTGCCAGAAAGCACCCGTGGCTTGAAGGTTTTGGAATTGTTCAAGCAAACCATCACTCACATGGCGCTAGTAGTGGATGAATACGGCGTGATTCAAGGATTAGTCACTCTCAACGACATCATGAGTGAAATCGTGGGTGATGTTCCTTCAACAGATGGACAGGATCAACCACAAGCTGTACAACGCGAAGATGGTTCCTGGCTTTTGGATGGGATGTTGCCTGTAGAAGAGTTTTTGGAACTTTTTGGTATGGAAGAGTGGGAATCTGAAGAACGCGGCAGTTATCAAACATTAGGCGGTTTTGTGATCACCCATTTAGGTCGTATTCCCACCGCAGCAGATTATTTTGAATGGCAAAGTATGCGAATTGAAGTGATGGATATGGATGGTAATCGCGTTGATAAGGTGCTAGTCATACCGAAGGCATCTAAATCAGCAGATACGAAAAAATCTGACTAG